A single window of Bacteroidales bacterium DNA harbors:
- a CDS encoding nicotinamide mononucleotide transporter yields MAEIIEFLTEPYQNATTFNIILEFLAALFGIISVFYARKENILVYPTGIISTVIYVYLLSQWTLYGDLIINIYYTLMSIYGWYMWSKVIDDKQSHIAISRTNTKDKLKATGIFIFTSAFVITVYRHYDVMPSDLGFSESVNYALTQLGSGDIENFRTATPFLDTFTTGIFFAAMWLMANKKIENWTLWIAGNIVSIPLYLVKGYGFTAIQYLVFLVLAIMAYFSWRQKINNKNTV; encoded by the coding sequence TTGGCAGAAATAATAGAATTTTTAACCGAGCCTTATCAAAACGCAACAACATTCAATATTATTCTCGAATTTTTGGCTGCCCTTTTTGGTATAATAAGCGTATTTTACGCTCGTAAAGAAAATATACTTGTTTATCCAACGGGCATTATCAGTACCGTGATTTATGTTTACTTGCTCTCGCAATGGACTCTGTACGGCGACCTGATTATTAATATTTATTATACTCTGATGAGCATTTACGGATGGTATATGTGGAGCAAAGTAATCGACGACAAACAAAGTCATATTGCCATTAGCAGAACCAATACAAAAGATAAACTAAAGGCAACGGGTATATTTATTTTTACATCGGCATTTGTAATAACCGTATATCGCCATTATGATGTAATGCCTTCGGATTTAGGATTTTCCGAAAGCGTTAATTACGCATTAACTCAGTTAGGATCGGGCGATATAGAAAATTTCCGAACAGCCACTCCTTTTCTCGATACTTTTACTACCGGCATTTTCTTTGCCGCTATGTGGCTAATGGCTAATAAAAAAATTGAGAATTGGACATTATGGATTGCAGGGAATATTGTTTCCATTCCTCTCTATTTAGTAAAAGGATACGGATTCACCGCAATACAATACCTTGTCTTTTTAGTATTAGCAATTATGGCTTATTTCAGCTGGAGGCAAAAAATAAATAACAAAAACACGGTTTAA
- a CDS encoding ATP-binding protein — protein sequence MLKKIAILGPESTGKSQLTEELAAFYNTIYAPEFARNYIAGLGRPYNKNDLLYIAKKQVESIKLTSVKANDYLFSDTELIVIKIWSKFKYKTVHPWIENEIKKQNFDLYLLTDIDLEWEFDPLREHPNQRESLLKLYEKELLKQKLPFVKISGQGKMRTLNAIKAIDDFFK from the coding sequence ATGCTTAAGAAAATAGCAATTTTAGGTCCTGAATCTACAGGTAAAAGTCAATTAACAGAAGAATTAGCTGCCTTTTACAATACTATTTACGCCCCTGAATTTGCACGCAATTATATTGCCGGATTAGGACGCCCATACAACAAAAACGACCTTCTTTATATTGCCAAAAAGCAAGTCGAAAGTATTAAGTTAACATCTGTAAAAGCTAATGACTATTTGTTTTCAGATACTGAATTAATTGTCATTAAAATTTGGAGCAAATTCAAATACAAAACAGTTCATCCTTGGATAGAAAATGAAATAAAAAAGCAAAATTTTGATTTGTATTTATTGACAGATATTGATTTAGAATGGGAATTTGATCCTTTACGAGAGCATCCAAACCAACGGGAAAGTCTGTTAAAGCTCTATGAAAAAGAACTTCTCAAACAAAAACTACCTTTTGTAAAAATTAGCGGTCAGGGCAAGATGCGCACACTAAACGCCATTAAAGCAATTGATGATTTCTTTAAATAA
- a CDS encoding YggS family pyridoxal phosphate-dependent enzyme, producing the protein MAITENLSKIKSELPSNVKLIAVSKTKPETDIIEAYNTGHKIFGENKVQELVDKYQHLPKDIEWHFIGHLQTNKVKYIAPFVNLIHAVDSLKLLKEINKQAIKNNRIIDCLLQFHIADEEAKFGFLKNEVINLLQSDDFQKLTNIRILGVMGMATYTDDENQIHSEFAKLKSYFEEIKEKYITQNYFSEISMGMSADYNIAIEEGSTMIRLGSSIFGIRSYSGLKM; encoded by the coding sequence ATGGCTATTACGGAAAATCTATCCAAAATAAAAAGCGAACTCCCATCAAATGTTAAACTGATAGCCGTTTCTAAAACCAAGCCAGAAACAGATATTATTGAAGCATATAACACCGGACATAAAATATTTGGCGAAAATAAAGTTCAAGAATTAGTTGATAAATACCAACATTTACCAAAAGACATTGAATGGCATTTTATAGGACATTTACAAACCAACAAAGTTAAATATATAGCTCCTTTTGTAAACTTAATTCACGCCGTAGATAGTTTAAAACTTCTAAAAGAAATTAATAAGCAAGCGATAAAAAATAATCGTATAATCGACTGCTTATTGCAGTTTCATATAGCTGATGAGGAGGCAAAGTTTGGTTTTTTAAAAAACGAAGTCATTAATTTATTACAAAGTGATGATTTTCAAAAATTAACAAATATCCGTATCCTTGGAGTTATGGGAATGGCAACCTATACCGATGATGAAAATCAAATTCATAGTGAGTTTGCAAAACTCAAAAGTTACTTTGAAGAAATAAAAGAAAAATACATAACACAAAACTATTTTTCTGAAATTTCTATGGGCATGTCTGCCGATTACAATATTGCTATTGAAGAGGGAAGTACTATGATCAGGTTAGGAAGTTCAATATTTGGTATTCGATCTTATTCCGGACTTAAAATGTAG